From Oenococcus sicerae, the proteins below share one genomic window:
- the rfbB gene encoding dTDP-glucose 4,6-dehydratase has product MAMNILVTGGAGFIGSNFIHYMLDAHPEDNLIDLDLLTYAGNLHNFDDIKDQPKHIFVHGDIRNAQLVDFLFKTYDFDAVVNFAAESHVDRSILHPELFVQTNVEGTVNLLQTAKKYGIKKFLQVSTDEVYGSLGQTGYFDEETALAPNSPYSASKASADMEVRAFYETYGLNVNITRTSNNYGPYQFPEKLIPLMVTNAMTGGDLPIYGDGQNIRDWLYVKDHGRAIDLVLREGKAGEIYNVGGHNEKTNNQIVQLIVDNLGISKDRIKYVKDRLGHDRRYAIDPSKIKRDLGWEPTIMFDEGIVKTIDWYKNNEQWWQPLKAKAALK; this is encoded by the coding sequence ATGGCTATGAATATTCTTGTTACAGGCGGTGCTGGTTTTATCGGTTCCAACTTCATTCACTATATGTTGGATGCCCATCCCGAAGATAATTTGATTGACTTGGATCTCTTGACTTATGCCGGCAATTTGCATAATTTTGACGACATTAAAGATCAGCCGAAACATATTTTTGTGCATGGCGATATCCGTAATGCCCAATTAGTCGACTTTTTATTTAAGACTTATGATTTCGATGCAGTCGTTAACTTTGCTGCTGAATCACATGTGGATCGTTCGATCCTGCATCCAGAATTATTCGTCCAGACCAATGTTGAAGGCACGGTTAATTTATTGCAAACTGCCAAAAAATACGGCATTAAAAAGTTTTTGCAAGTATCAACTGATGAAGTTTACGGCAGCCTTGGCCAGACTGGTTATTTTGATGAAGAAACGGCTTTGGCACCAAATTCACCTTATTCTGCTTCTAAAGCATCAGCGGATATGGAAGTACGTGCTTTTTATGAAACTTATGGTTTGAATGTAAATATCACGCGGACCTCGAACAATTATGGCCCTTATCAATTCCCAGAAAAATTGATTCCTTTGATGGTGACGAACGCTATGACTGGCGGCGATTTGCCGATTTATGGGGATGGCCAGAATATTCGCGACTGGCTTTATGTCAAAGACCATGGTCGGGCAATTGATTTAGTTTTGCGTGAAGGCAAAGCTGGTGAAATCTATAATGTTGGCGGACACAATGAAAAAACCAATAATCAGATCGTTCAGTTGATCGTAGACAATTTGGGAATTTCCAAAGATCGTATTAAATATGTGAAAGACCGTTTGGGTCATGATCGGCGTTACGCGATCGATCCAAGTAAAATTAAGCGTGACCTCGGCTGGGAGCCGACGATCATGTTTGATGAAGGAATCGTCAAAACGATTGATTGGTATAAAAATAATGAACAATGGTGGCAGCCATTAAAAGCCAAAGCGGCGCTGAAATAA
- the rfbC gene encoding dTDP-4-dehydrorhamnose 3,5-epimerase produces MVKLINTKLQDVKLIETDVFGDNRGFFTETWTKEKFEALGLKYDFTQDNQSLSAEAGVLRGMHYQLAPYTQTKIVRVVTGVIWDCLVDLRKGSPTYSQWEGYILSEYNHRQLLVPKGFAHGFVTLTPNVNFIYKVDGYYAPQADRGIAFNDPDVGIQWPTDVSHAIMSDKDLKRPQLKDAENNFIYGEI; encoded by the coding sequence ATGGTTAAATTAATCAATACAAAATTACAAGATGTGAAACTGATCGAGACGGATGTTTTCGGTGATAATCGCGGCTTTTTTACAGAAACATGGACGAAGGAAAAGTTCGAGGCCCTTGGTCTTAAATATGATTTCACCCAGGACAATCAATCCTTGTCAGCTGAAGCGGGCGTTTTACGCGGGATGCATTATCAATTAGCGCCTTATACGCAGACGAAGATCGTGCGCGTTGTGACTGGTGTGATCTGGGATTGCTTGGTCGATCTGCGAAAGGGTTCACCAACTTACAGTCAATGGGAAGGCTACATTTTATCAGAGTATAATCATCGGCAGCTGCTGGTACCAAAGGGTTTTGCTCATGGATTTGTCACTTTGACGCCAAATGTGAATTTCATTTACAAAGTCGATGGCTATTATGCACCACAGGCAGATCGCGGTATTGCCTTTAATGATCCGGATGTTGGTATCCAATGGCCAACTGATGTTAGTCATGCGATTATGTCCGACAAAGATTTAAAACGGCCGCAGTTGAAGGATGCAGAAAATAATTTTATTTATGGGGAGATCTAA
- the rfbA gene encoding glucose-1-phosphate thymidylyltransferase RfbA has protein sequence MKGIILAGGSGTRLYPITKATSKQLVPIYDKPMIYYPMSVLMLAGIKDILLISTAEFLPQFQELFGDGSTLGLHIGYKVQPAPNGLAEAFILADDFIGDDSVALVLGDNIFYGAGLSKLLQEAESKERGATVFGYQVKDPERFGVVDFDDQGHALSIVEKPSKPKSNYAVTGLYFYDNDVVDIAKHIQPSPRGELEISDINAEYLRRGDLDVKVMGRGFAWLDTGTHDSLLRASNFIATIQKQQNLKVASLEEIAYRMGYISVDHLRELAQPLKKNDYGQYLLRISEEKHN, from the coding sequence ATGAAAGGTATTATTTTAGCCGGCGGTTCGGGGACGCGTCTTTACCCGATCACAAAGGCAACGAGCAAACAATTAGTGCCGATTTACGACAAACCGATGATTTACTATCCGATGTCTGTCTTGATGCTGGCCGGTATCAAAGATATTTTATTGATCAGTACAGCAGAATTTCTGCCCCAGTTTCAAGAACTATTCGGCGATGGTTCGACACTTGGTCTGCATATCGGCTACAAAGTCCAACCGGCGCCAAATGGTTTAGCTGAAGCCTTTATTCTCGCTGATGATTTTATTGGTGACGATTCAGTCGCTTTGGTGTTGGGCGATAATATTTTCTACGGTGCTGGCTTGTCCAAGCTTCTCCAGGAGGCTGAAAGCAAGGAGCGGGGGGCCACTGTTTTTGGCTATCAAGTCAAAGACCCTGAGCGCTTTGGCGTGGTAGATTTCGATGATCAAGGACACGCATTATCGATTGTTGAAAAGCCGTCAAAGCCGAAATCCAATTATGCAGTGACAGGTCTTTATTTTTATGACAATGATGTTGTTGATATTGCCAAACACATACAGCCGTCTCCACGCGGCGAACTGGAAATTTCGGATATTAATGCTGAATATCTACGACGCGGTGATTTGGATGTCAAGGTCATGGGACGCGGTTTTGCCTGGTTGGATACAGGTACACACGACTCGTTATTAAGAGCTTCTAATTTTATTGCCACAATTCAAAAACAGCAGAATTTAAAAGTAGCGTCACTAGAAGAAATCGCGTATCGCATGGGTTATATTTCCGTTGATCATTTACGCGAATTAGCTCAGCCCTTAAAGAAAAATGACTATGGTCAGTATTTATTGAGAATTTCAGAGGAGAAGCACAATTAA
- a CDS encoding Fic family protein, giving the protein MVYKTLKTVAYETHHDFKAVANEYDRRFHSYGTFKTGLFPYLSAQAILSGDQRELFVVPLREIAISSERIRYNSDELIALLAQMPSTARGLYIQKQMINEILANNQLAGLKNSPNEVEIAIKALDTNSYREIRFAAMAKMYQAIIDHDYQRIESPIDIRKIYDQLLHGLIKHEQLPDGAFFRSRTSVIKHSDDEIGYQLPGDQEDLERRIGQWLKFISNKNIPFLLKGLLAHGCFENLHPFYDGNGQTGRYILSLYLARKLDIVSGLNVSQMIAKSPDSYNKAAIAFSDAENFAEGSSFVADLLEMIEERQRTVIENLTGKLKKLTDLNQKIQTLYPVNSSGYFVLNLLAQSALFSASQTSGLLDRDILKHAQNGHQSKRAVNFAIKALVSSKQIVTIKKNPGQHLINIL; this is encoded by the coding sequence ATGGTCTATAAAACACTCAAAACAGTTGCCTACGAGACACATCATGATTTCAAAGCAGTCGCAAACGAATATGATCGACGTTTTCACAGCTACGGTACTTTTAAAACTGGTCTTTTTCCATACTTGTCCGCTCAAGCAATCTTGTCTGGCGATCAGCGCGAACTTTTTGTTGTGCCCCTTCGAGAAATCGCGATCAGCTCCGAACGCATCCGCTACAACTCCGACGAACTCATAGCACTGCTGGCCCAAATGCCAAGCACAGCCCGAGGGCTTTATATTCAAAAGCAAATGATCAATGAGATACTAGCAAACAACCAGTTAGCCGGTTTGAAAAATAGTCCTAATGAAGTTGAGATCGCAATCAAAGCGTTGGACACAAACAGCTATCGAGAAATTCGTTTTGCCGCTATGGCAAAGATGTATCAAGCAATCATTGATCATGATTATCAGCGTATCGAAAGTCCGATCGATATTCGGAAAATTTATGATCAGCTATTACATGGTCTTATTAAACATGAGCAGTTACCCGATGGTGCTTTTTTTCGTAGCCGAACCAGTGTTATCAAGCATTCTGATGATGAGATCGGCTATCAGCTGCCAGGTGATCAGGAGGATCTGGAAAGGCGAATCGGTCAATGGCTAAAATTCATTTCAAATAAGAATATTCCTTTCTTACTAAAAGGGCTGCTCGCTCATGGCTGTTTTGAAAATCTGCATCCCTTTTATGATGGCAATGGTCAAACTGGTCGTTACATCCTATCGTTATATTTAGCACGCAAGCTAGATATTGTGAGCGGTCTGAATGTTTCACAAATGATCGCCAAAAGCCCAGACAGCTATAACAAAGCCGCTATAGCCTTTAGTGATGCAGAAAATTTCGCCGAGGGCAGTTCTTTTGTGGCTGATCTGTTGGAAATGATCGAAGAAAGACAACGAACTGTTATTGAAAATTTAACTGGCAAACTAAAAAAACTGACCGATTTGAATCAAAAGATCCAAACATTGTATCCGGTCAATTCAAGCGGTTATTTTGTGTTAAATCTATTGGCACAGTCAGCCCTTTTTTCAGCTAGTCAAACTAGCGGCCTGCTTGATCGTGATATTTTAAAGCATGCTCAGAATGGTCACCAGTCAAAACGGGCAGTTAATTTTGCCATTAAAGCATTAGTCAGCAGCAAGCAGATCGTCACGATCAAAAAAAATCCAGGTCAGCATCTAATCAATATTCTTTGA
- a CDS encoding glycosyltransferase produces the protein MGLTSTVIMASYNGSEYIYEQLQSIFEQTVPVTKVLIRDDRSSDDTATIVEDFIRLHGLADHWDFQINPQRKGWRENFIDMLAASKTDVIFYSDQDDIWRHDKVAASLASFAAVDEMEVLVSDYEIIPADQKLLFVRQIEEEIVAEKLYKIALTLNNLAIYRPGCGMALRSSIVKSTIDIFREITIDFNGLSQTHDQAAWLAAIIRGSLYHLHESLFIRRIRADSTWQMEKRANQNLFLGLPKENPNFIRYLSEIAKHFHDDQSEIEGLEADFKQIVNQKIQKFGSSKNID, from the coding sequence ATGGGATTAACATCGACTGTCATCATGGCTAGTTATAACGGTTCTGAATATATCTACGAGCAGCTCCAGTCAATTTTTGAACAAACTGTTCCTGTTACCAAAGTGCTGATTCGTGATGATCGGTCTAGTGATGATACAGCAACGATCGTAGAAGATTTTATCCGTTTGCACGGACTCGCTGATCATTGGGATTTTCAAATTAATCCACAAAGAAAAGGCTGGCGGGAAAATTTCATCGATATGCTGGCGGCTAGCAAGACAGATGTTATTTTTTATAGTGATCAAGATGATATTTGGCGGCATGATAAAGTGGCCGCTAGCTTGGCTAGTTTTGCTGCTGTAGATGAAATGGAAGTACTCGTCTCTGATTATGAAATCATACCAGCTGATCAAAAATTATTGTTTGTACGGCAGATCGAAGAAGAAATTGTTGCTGAAAAGCTATATAAAATTGCGCTCACGTTAAACAATTTAGCTATTTATCGTCCCGGTTGTGGCATGGCCTTAAGAAGTTCGATCGTTAAATCAACGATCGATATTTTTAGAGAAATTACGATTGATTTCAATGGCTTATCACAAACACATGATCAAGCAGCTTGGCTGGCTGCGATCATTCGCGGGTCGCTTTATCATTTACACGAATCCTTATTTATCCGCCGCATCCGAGCTGATAGTACTTGGCAAATGGAAAAAAGGGCCAATCAGAATTTATTTCTTGGTCTGCCAAAAGAAAATCCGAATTTTATCCGTTATTTATCCGAAATAGCAAAACATTTTCATGACGACCAATCGGAAATCGAAGGCCTAGAAGCTGATTTCAAACAAATCGTGAATCAAAAAATTCAAAAGTTTGGCTCCTCAAAGAATATTGATTAG
- the tkt gene encoding transketolase: MSGTQLENKSFRDTSHQDEEKAVNAIRFLSLDMIQKANSGHPGLPLDAAPMAYTVWQKFMHFNPEDPYWINRDRFVLSAGHGSAMLYSLLHLNGFGVGINDLKRFRQLDSLTPGHPEWQHTPGVDATTGPLGQGLAMAVGMAMAEKHLSAGYNRPGFNIFDHETYVIVGDGDLMEGISQEAMAIAGEKKLNKLIVLFDSNDVSLDGPLGLSTNEKIRHRALGDGWDYQLVSDGNNLMDINEAIDTAKRSDSPSLIEIKTVIGYGTPLQGTNQVHGAAIGLENVAKTRDFYHWQYEPFEIPSDVYDLFNSSHEDKDDYYQSWQRSFELYEKAFPKLAKQLKDDNQVLKIKSFHLKESDNQELATRVVSSEIMDTIADENPTFWGGSADLSSSNKTYLKGKFNFTDLTPYGQNVFYGVREFAMAAITNGILLHGGSRAFASTFFVFSDYMKPAIRLAALQKLPSIFIFSHDSLAVGEDGPTHEPIEQLAALRSIPAFDLYRPADAHETLAVWQTVAKITDHPVAIVTSRQKLPILKQTKDSPVDKGAYIVSPSQKNIPDGILIASGSELHLAIEAQAELSKQKLDVSVVSMPSMNAFERQSEDYKESILPKKIFNRVSIEMGSTFGWARYTGLFGANIGVDRFGKSGKADDVIKDYGFTTENIVSVMKEVAKQNAELFIN, translated from the coding sequence ATGTCTGGCACGCAATTAGAAAATAAATCTTTTAGAGATACAAGCCATCAAGACGAAGAAAAAGCTGTTAACGCAATTCGTTTTCTTAGCCTTGATATGATTCAAAAAGCAAATTCTGGTCATCCTGGGTTGCCGCTTGATGCTGCGCCAATGGCTTATACGGTTTGGCAGAAATTCATGCACTTTAATCCCGAAGACCCTTATTGGATTAACCGTGATCGCTTTGTATTGAGTGCCGGCCATGGGTCAGCGATGCTGTATAGCCTGCTTCATTTAAATGGCTTCGGTGTTGGTATTAATGATCTAAAACGATTTCGTCAGCTTGATTCGTTGACACCGGGCCATCCTGAATGGCAGCACACACCGGGTGTTGATGCAACGACGGGTCCGCTGGGACAGGGTTTGGCCATGGCAGTTGGCATGGCAATGGCTGAGAAACATTTATCGGCGGGCTATAATCGTCCTGGATTTAATATTTTTGATCATGAAACTTATGTGATCGTTGGTGACGGCGATCTAATGGAAGGCATCAGCCAAGAGGCTATGGCGATTGCCGGTGAGAAAAAATTGAACAAACTAATTGTTTTGTTTGATTCAAATGATGTTTCACTGGACGGACCACTAGGCCTTTCTACGAATGAAAAAATTCGTCATAGGGCACTTGGCGATGGATGGGATTACCAACTTGTTTCTGATGGCAATAACCTCATGGATATTAATGAAGCGATCGATACAGCCAAGAGAAGCGACAGCCCTTCTTTGATTGAAATCAAAACGGTAATTGGTTATGGTACACCTTTACAGGGCACGAACCAAGTACATGGCGCTGCAATTGGTCTAGAAAACGTTGCTAAGACGAGGGATTTTTATCACTGGCAATATGAACCCTTTGAGATTCCGTCTGATGTTTACGACTTGTTCAATAGTAGTCATGAGGATAAAGATGATTATTATCAGTCTTGGCAGCGATCCTTTGAACTTTATGAGAAAGCTTTCCCAAAATTGGCCAAGCAGTTAAAAGATGATAATCAGGTTTTAAAAATCAAATCTTTTCATTTAAAAGAATCTGACAATCAGGAACTTGCTACTCGGGTTGTTAGCTCTGAAATTATGGATACGATCGCTGATGAGAATCCAACATTTTGGGGTGGCTCGGCTGATTTATCTTCTTCGAACAAAACCTATTTAAAAGGGAAATTTAATTTTACAGATTTAACGCCGTATGGTCAGAATGTGTTTTACGGTGTGCGCGAGTTTGCGATGGCAGCTATTACGAATGGCATTCTGTTACATGGCGGCAGTCGTGCCTTTGCTTCGACTTTCTTTGTTTTTAGTGATTATATGAAACCAGCGATCAGGCTGGCGGCGTTGCAAAAATTACCATCAATTTTTATTTTTTCCCATGATTCGCTCGCTGTTGGTGAAGATGGGCCGACACATGAACCAATTGAGCAGTTAGCGGCTCTCAGATCAATTCCTGCTTTTGATCTTTACCGGCCTGCAGATGCTCACGAGACTTTGGCAGTCTGGCAAACAGTGGCTAAGATCACCGATCATCCGGTCGCGATCGTTACGTCCAGACAAAAGCTGCCAATCCTGAAACAGACTAAAGACTCGCCCGTTGATAAAGGTGCTTATATCGTTTCCCCATCCCAAAAAAATATTCCTGATGGCATCTTAATCGCAAGCGGCTCTGAACTCCACCTCGCAATTGAGGCTCAAGCTGAATTAAGCAAACAGAAATTGGATGTTTCAGTTGTTTCAATGCCTAGCATGAATGCTTTTGAAAGACAAAGCGAAGATTACAAGGAAAGTATTCTGCCGAAGAAAATTTTTAATCGCGTTTCGATTGAAATGGGATCAACCTTTGGCTGGGCGCGTTATACGGGTCTTTTCGGAGCTAACATCGGCGTTGATCGTTTTGGCAAATCTGGTAAGGCTGATGATGTTATAAAGGATTATGGTTTCACAACAGAAAATATTGTCAGCGTTATGAAGGAGGTGGCTAAACAGAACGCAGAATTATTTATCAACTAA
- a CDS encoding PTS sugar transporter subunit IIB — translation MKLAAVCQSGLGTSFMVQMNIQNTLEAEGLNLEDFELSHMDVGSATPDAADYFFIESTLETALSNLPKEKIVLLNSIIDADETKRKLNEILDKNNILHTEEQSKG, via the coding sequence ATGAAACTTGCCGCTGTGTGTCAATCGGGGTTAGGAACTAGTTTTATGGTTCAAATGAATATTCAAAATACGCTTGAAGCTGAAGGCTTAAACCTTGAAGATTTTGAGCTTTCCCATATGGATGTGGGTTCTGCAACACCAGATGCTGCTGATTATTTTTTCATTGAAAGTACGCTTGAAACAGCCTTGAGCAATTTGCCCAAAGAAAAAATCGTTTTATTAAATTCAATTATTGATGCCGATGAAACAAAACGGAAATTGAATGAAATTCTTGATAAAAATAACATTCTTCATACCGAAGAACAATCCAAAGGATAA
- a CDS encoding PTS sugar transporter subunit IIA, with protein MLSDLLNEKTITVISGYGLSWEQAIATASKPLLDNGTIQHGYIESMINVVQREGPYINIGPQIALAHSQPDGNVNRVGMALLKTNDSIALTSQDHMINLWFVLAAIDSTSHLESIKDLTKLLTNSDNVVKLLSANSSEDIFKIIKNVN; from the coding sequence GTGCTTTCTGATTTATTAAATGAGAAAACAATTACAGTGATCAGCGGCTATGGTTTGAGTTGGGAGCAAGCTATTGCAACGGCATCTAAACCATTGTTAGATAACGGGACAATTCAACATGGATATATTGAATCGATGATAAATGTTGTTCAAAGAGAAGGACCCTACATAAATATCGGTCCACAAATAGCATTGGCTCATTCACAACCAGATGGCAATGTGAACCGAGTAGGCATGGCATTGCTAAAAACTAATGATTCCATTGCCTTAACGTCCCAGGATCACATGATTAATTTGTGGTTTGTGCTGGCGGCTATTGATTCAACGAGCCACTTAGAGTCAATCAAAGATCTTACTAAATTATTGACGAATTCTGATAATGTTGTAAAACTGCTGTCCGCTAACAGTAGTGAAGATATTTTTAAAATTATAAAAAACGTTAATTAA
- a CDS encoding BglG family transcription antiterminator — MYISKNRNVNQMFNLFIHSRGLITISEFEKQLSLSRRSVYYSIKKLNQLLEENQLDKIQNIKNLGFYLTKDAISHLAESEKIITTRNEDLYNFSKKQRVETIIWLLINKEKVSLTSIENKFNVSRNTADQDFKAISKILINYKLVLSKNSTGHSISGTEIQKRNWVYEQFSKEDPILFSLLAKRINSIQNISPFLKEFERMTGNFFTDDAFICLSAYLDWYIDRIQDPVNRLNNTKIIPSNLIALEWAQKFLFKNKVVNLGEANYLINTVHSGQFNKANKQYGGIQEILPIAKKIIFRFNRIAGVNLKLDSLQVNLATHLLATYYRIKYDISYKHPNLNSIKHKYNQLFSFAQYSVRPFEDFLKKEIPDDEIALITLYFGGEIKAIEDANLKKQKAKVMIVCSSGIGTSRILKQQLEEKFPNVSFSKPLNTLSYENSSLEGIELIISTIAIKNSNNIKVIKVSAIPNDNDWKMIEAALKSKKLLSTQNTRINIEGLLDIISEYARIEDIDGLTKSIKHYLEYSSSELKKIKNPVLSKVGNTIGDIFTRANTSFFDHAENFKQALYLAFQPLVKNGLIEDRYIEKIYNLTEKYGPYMVIADNVLLAHARPGDGVNKTAFSFLLLKNPVFIEKKETKIPIKIIIGFGTVDTTSHLEKLNLIMKILQNKLLMNQILSVSKKEDLLEII; from the coding sequence ATGTACATTTCAAAAAACAGAAACGTCAATCAAATGTTTAATCTTTTTATCCACTCGCGAGGTTTGATTACAATATCCGAATTCGAAAAACAATTGTCTTTATCTCGAAGATCGGTTTATTATTCAATAAAAAAACTGAACCAGCTTCTTGAAGAAAATCAGCTCGATAAAATACAAAATATCAAAAATTTAGGTTTTTATTTAACAAAAGATGCCATATCGCATCTCGCAGAATCCGAAAAAATAATTACAACGAGAAACGAGGATCTTTATAATTTTTCTAAGAAGCAAAGAGTGGAAACAATAATTTGGCTATTAATTAACAAAGAAAAAGTATCATTAACATCAATTGAAAATAAATTCAACGTCAGCAGAAATACAGCTGATCAGGACTTCAAAGCAATCAGCAAAATTCTCATTAACTATAAACTTGTGCTATCAAAAAATAGTACCGGGCACTCAATTTCGGGTACTGAAATTCAAAAAAGAAATTGGGTATATGAGCAGTTTTCGAAAGAAGATCCGATTTTGTTCTCATTGTTAGCTAAAAGAATTAATTCAATTCAAAACATCAGTCCGTTCTTAAAAGAATTTGAAAGAATGACAGGGAATTTTTTTACAGATGATGCTTTTATCTGTTTGAGTGCATATTTAGATTGGTACATTGATAGAATTCAAGATCCGGTCAACCGATTAAATAATACTAAGATTATTCCAAGCAATTTGATAGCACTTGAATGGGCGCAAAAATTCCTATTTAAGAATAAAGTTGTTAATTTAGGCGAAGCCAACTATTTAATTAATACGGTTCATTCAGGTCAATTTAATAAAGCCAATAAACAATATGGTGGTATACAAGAAATATTACCAATCGCAAAGAAAATAATTTTTAGATTCAATCGTATTGCTGGCGTTAATTTAAAGTTAGACTCTCTACAAGTCAATTTAGCAACTCATCTCCTAGCAACCTACTATAGAATTAAATACGATATTTCTTACAAGCATCCTAATTTAAATTCAATTAAGCATAAATATAATCAGCTATTCTCTTTCGCACAATATTCAGTCAGGCCGTTTGAGGATTTCCTAAAAAAGGAAATTCCTGACGATGAAATTGCCTTAATCACGCTTTATTTCGGTGGTGAAATTAAAGCTATAGAAGACGCTAACCTAAAGAAACAAAAAGCAAAAGTCATGATCGTCTGCTCTAGCGGAATAGGTACTTCTAGAATATTAAAACAACAGTTGGAAGAAAAATTCCCTAATGTATCTTTTTCAAAGCCTTTAAATACACTTAGCTATGAAAATTCATCATTAGAAGGAATTGAATTAATTATTTCGACAATAGCGATTAAGAACAGCAATAATATCAAAGTCATAAAAGTTTCGGCTATTCCAAATGATAATGATTGGAAAATGATAGAAGCAGCCTTAAAAAGCAAGAAATTACTTAGTACACAAAATACAAGAATAAATATAGAAGGACTTTTAGATATTATTTCTGAGTATGCACGTATCGAAGATATTGATGGTTTGACAAAATCTATTAAACATTACCTAGAATATTCTTCGTCGGAACTTAAAAAAATCAAAAATCCAGTGTTAAGCAAAGTAGGCAATACGATTGGTGACATTTTTACACGTGCTAATACATCGTTTTTTGATCATGCGGAAAACTTTAAACAGGCACTATATTTAGCTTTTCAACCACTAGTCAAAAATGGTTTAATTGAGGACAGATATATCGAAAAAATATATAATTTAACAGAAAAATATGGTCCCTATATGGTTATCGCAGACAATGTTCTCTTAGCACATGCACGTCCAGGGGATGGTGTTAACAAGACAGCTTTCTCCTTTTTGCTATTAAAGAATCCAGTGTTTATTGAAAAAAAAGAAACTAAGATCCCAATCAAAATCATTATTGGTTTTGGTACTGTAGATACTACCAGCCATCTTGAAAAGCTCAATCTAATCATGAAAATCTTGCAAAATAAGCTATTAATGAACCAAATTTTATCAGTTTCAAAAAAAGAAGATCTATTGGAAATAATTTAA
- a CDS encoding carbohydrate ABC transporter permease, producing MKSSKTNWFSTILIAILAVGVLIPLYMAINISLKKPSEMGSSLSNFFRLPKILQFNNFKEAITTTNFFQTAFNSLVITVFSVIVVVLFTSIISYAIARNMKKRFYRYIYYYLVSAMFVPFSMLMLPLVKQLSFLQIDNKFGLILMYLVFQTSMSVLLYVGYLKNITTSLDEAAYLDGANSWQIFWKIIFPLLKPLHATVAILTALASWNDLLLPLVVLSGNGNSKVTLPMAQLVFQSQFGTNYNLAFASYILASLPILIFYLFAQKQIISGVVNGAVK from the coding sequence ATGAAATCAAGTAAAACAAACTGGTTTTCAACAATACTCATTGCTATTTTGGCTGTTGGTGTTTTAATTCCTCTCTATATGGCGATTAATATCTCGCTGAAAAAACCTTCTGAAATGGGATCGAGCCTGTCCAATTTTTTCAGGTTACCAAAAATATTGCAGTTTAATAATTTTAAAGAAGCGATCACAACGACTAATTTCTTCCAAACAGCATTTAACTCCTTAGTTATCACGGTATTCAGCGTGATTGTCGTTGTTTTGTTCACATCAATTATTTCCTATGCGATCGCTCGAAATATGAAAAAACGTTTTTACAGATATATTTATTATTATTTAGTAAGTGCGATGTTTGTACCTTTTTCAATGCTGATGCTGCCTTTAGTTAAACAACTGTCGTTCTTACAAATTGATAATAAATTTGGCTTAATTCTGATGTATCTTGTTTTTCAAACCTCGATGAGCGTCTTGCTTTATGTTGGTTATTTGAAGAACATCACGACAAGTCTTGACGAGGCTGCATATCTTGATGGTGCAAATTCTTGGCAAATATTTTGGAAGATTATTTTCCCATTGCTTAAACCGTTGCATGCAACGGTTGCTATTTTAACCGCTCTGGCATCCTGGAATGACTTGCTGCTGCCATTAGTTGTATTGAGCGGTAACGGTAATTCTAAAGTTACTTTACCAATGGCACAATTGGTGTTTCAATCTCAGTTTGGTACCAATTATAACTTAGCCTTTGCTTCTTATATCTTGGCCTCACTGCCGATTTTGATCTTCTACTTGTTTGCTCAAAAACAAATTATCAGCGGTGTTGTGAACGGTGCTGTAAAATAA